A portion of the Streptomyces sp. NBC_01335 genome contains these proteins:
- a CDS encoding SGNH/GDSL hydrolase family protein, which yields MARKVSKAGLAVTVALAATLATGVAVGAAGAADAGGHPAANGGSGRSATAHARQVGTHWVNTWTSMPQLTEPTNMPPAPFNQDGKVLDDATLRQTVHVSVGGKQVRLRFSNAFGGAALPLTSVSVALPAGGRAGASAIRPATSRTVTFGGSASAVVPVGSQVVSDPLDFDVAPGTNLTVTVYLADGQASNSITSHPGSRTTSYMLAGDHVRDEDLAGAASAAHWYFLSGVEVWSPDTTAAAVIVGDSLTDGRGSTTDANNRWPDQLLDRLRSRPDTAGTAILNQAAGGNRVLNDGLGPNALSRVDRDVLAQSGVEWALVFEGINDIGTAEATEAVQQKTADDLIAAYDQIIVRAHTQGIRVYGATLTPFGGNTGYDDPSGYREQARQKVNAWIRTSGRFDSVVDFDRAVRDPKNPRQILSAYSDPDHLHLNPAGYGALAAAVPAGLFHQEPLPRGFGFD from the coding sequence ATGGCTCGAAAAGTTTCGAAGGCCGGTCTGGCCGTGACGGTGGCGCTCGCGGCCACCCTGGCCACCGGTGTCGCCGTGGGAGCCGCCGGGGCCGCGGACGCGGGAGGGCACCCGGCGGCGAACGGCGGGAGCGGGCGGAGTGCCACCGCGCACGCGCGGCAGGTGGGGACGCACTGGGTGAACACCTGGACATCGATGCCGCAGCTGACCGAGCCGACCAACATGCCGCCCGCCCCGTTCAACCAGGACGGCAAGGTCCTCGACGACGCCACCCTGCGGCAGACCGTCCACGTGTCGGTCGGCGGGAAGCAGGTGCGGCTGCGGTTCTCCAACGCGTTCGGCGGCGCCGCGCTGCCCCTCACCTCGGTGTCGGTGGCGCTGCCCGCCGGGGGCCGGGCCGGTGCGAGCGCGATCCGGCCCGCGACCTCCCGGACGGTGACGTTCGGGGGCAGCGCCTCGGCGGTCGTCCCGGTGGGCTCCCAGGTCGTCTCGGACCCGCTGGACTTCGACGTGGCGCCCGGGACGAACCTCACGGTCACCGTGTACCTGGCGGACGGTCAGGCGTCGAACAGCATCACCTCGCACCCCGGCTCGCGGACCACCTCGTACATGCTCGCCGGCGACCACGTGCGGGACGAGGACCTGGCCGGTGCCGCCTCGGCCGCCCACTGGTACTTCCTCAGCGGCGTCGAGGTCTGGTCCCCGGACACCACCGCCGCCGCCGTCATCGTGGGCGACTCGCTCACCGACGGCCGGGGCTCCACCACCGACGCCAACAACCGCTGGCCGGACCAGCTCCTCGACCGGCTGCGCTCGCGCCCGGACACGGCCGGTACCGCGATCCTCAACCAGGCGGCCGGCGGCAACCGGGTGCTCAACGACGGCCTCGGCCCCAACGCCCTCTCCCGGGTGGACCGCGACGTCCTGGCGCAGAGCGGGGTCGAGTGGGCCCTCGTCTTCGAGGGCATCAACGACATCGGTACGGCCGAGGCCACCGAGGCCGTCCAGCAGAAGACGGCGGACGACCTCATCGCCGCCTACGACCAGATCATCGTCCGGGCCCACACCCAGGGCATCCGGGTCTACGGGGCGACCCTGACGCCCTTCGGCGGCAACACCGGCTACGACGACCCGAGCGGGTACCGCGAGCAGGCCCGGCAGAAGGTCAACGCCTGGATCCGCACCAGCGGCCGGTTCGACAGCGTGGTCGACTTCGACCGCGCGGTCCGCGACCCGAAGAACCCGCGCCAGATCCTGTCCGCGTACAGCGACCCCGACCACCTGCACCTGAACCCGGCGGGCTACGGGGCGCTCGCCGCCGCCGTCCCGGCCGGGCTCTTCCACCAGGAGCCGCTGCCCAGGGGCTTCGGCTTCGACTGA
- a CDS encoding DUF6879 family protein — protein MTTSSKTLGEWLEEFRQEAFRLETLDDYSKSGGVDAYHAFLAGEPQPEGYRTAAWTTTVAKAVRSGKRIYRVHVLARPLTDYLRFELSWGYRRNMAAGEEFFILDTTDQENPIPGAPDFWLFDERIIGTMSYDNSGKYLGTTFPDEDQLTAFLTYRDKAMAQAVPFSDWWAKYGE, from the coding sequence ATGACAACCTCGTCCAAGACGCTGGGTGAATGGCTCGAAGAATTCAGGCAGGAAGCATTCCGACTTGAAACCCTGGACGACTACAGCAAGTCGGGCGGCGTGGACGCGTACCACGCGTTCCTTGCCGGAGAGCCGCAGCCGGAGGGTTACAGGACGGCCGCCTGGACGACGACCGTCGCGAAGGCGGTTCGGTCGGGAAAGCGGATCTACCGCGTACACGTCCTCGCCCGCCCGCTCACGGACTATCTGCGGTTCGAGCTGTCCTGGGGATATCGACGGAACATGGCAGCCGGGGAGGAGTTCTTCATCCTCGACACGACCGACCAGGAGAACCCGATCCCCGGCGCCCCGGATTTCTGGCTCTTCGACGAGCGGATCATCGGGACCATGAGCTACGACAATTCAGGGAAGTACCTAGGAACAACCTTTCCCGATGAGGATCAGTTGACCGCATTCCTCACGTACAGGGACAAGGCAATGGCCCAAGCCGTGCCGTTCTCCGACTGGTGGGCGAAGTACGGCGAGTGA
- a CDS encoding UDP-glucose dehydrogenase family protein — MALRITVIGTGYLGATHAAAMAELGFEVLGLDVVPEKIELLQAGRVPMYEPGLEEILQKHVAGIEGSTGRLRFTTSWEEVGAFGDVHFVCVNTPQKHGEYACDMSYVDSAFASLAPHLTRPALVVGKSTVPVGSAARLAKLLAGLAPAGADAELAWNPEFLREGFAVKDTLHPDRIVVGVESERAEKLLREVYAVPVAEGSPFVVTDFPTAELVKTSANSFLATKISFINAMAEVCEAADGDVVKLAEAIGYDERIGSKFLRAGIGFGGGCLPKDIRAFMARAGELGADQALTFLREVDSINMRRRGHMVELAREAVGGSSFLGTRVAVLGATFKPDSDDVRDSPALNVAGQIHLQGGQVTVFDPKGMENARRLFPTLGYADTALDAVRGADVVLHLTEWREFRELDPEALGEVAAHRILLDGRNALDSAVWRAAGWTYRAMGRPTA; from the coding sequence ATGGCCCTCAGGATCACTGTGATCGGCACCGGCTACCTCGGCGCCACCCATGCCGCGGCCATGGCGGAGCTGGGCTTCGAAGTGCTCGGGCTCGACGTGGTGCCGGAGAAGATCGAGCTGCTCCAGGCGGGCCGGGTCCCGATGTACGAGCCCGGTCTCGAGGAGATCCTCCAGAAGCACGTGGCGGGGATCGAGGGCTCCACCGGGCGGCTGCGGTTCACCACCTCCTGGGAGGAGGTGGGCGCCTTCGGCGACGTGCACTTCGTCTGCGTGAACACCCCGCAGAAGCACGGCGAGTACGCCTGCGACATGAGCTACGTGGACAGCGCCTTCGCCTCGCTGGCCCCGCACCTGACCCGCCCGGCGCTGGTCGTCGGCAAGTCCACCGTCCCCGTCGGTTCGGCCGCCCGGCTGGCGAAGCTGCTGGCCGGGCTGGCCCCGGCGGGCGCGGACGCGGAGCTGGCCTGGAACCCGGAGTTCCTGCGCGAGGGCTTCGCCGTGAAGGACACCCTGCACCCGGACCGGATCGTCGTCGGGGTGGAGAGCGAGCGGGCCGAGAAGCTGCTCCGCGAGGTGTACGCCGTTCCGGTCGCGGAGGGCTCCCCCTTCGTCGTCACCGACTTCCCCACCGCCGAACTGGTGAAGACCTCGGCGAACTCCTTCCTCGCCACCAAGATCTCGTTCATCAACGCGATGGCCGAGGTCTGCGAGGCGGCCGACGGCGACGTGGTGAAGCTGGCGGAGGCGATCGGGTACGACGAGCGGATCGGCTCGAAGTTCCTGCGGGCCGGTATCGGCTTCGGTGGCGGGTGCCTGCCCAAGGACATCCGGGCGTTCATGGCGCGCGCCGGTGAGCTGGGCGCCGACCAGGCGCTGACCTTCCTGCGCGAGGTGGACTCGATCAACATGCGCCGCCGGGGCCACATGGTGGAGCTGGCCCGGGAGGCGGTGGGCGGCAGCTCGTTCCTGGGCACCCGGGTGGCGGTGCTGGGCGCGACCTTCAAGCCCGACTCGGACGACGTGCGGGACTCGCCCGCGCTGAACGTGGCCGGGCAGATCCACCTCCAGGGCGGGCAGGTCACCGTGTTCGACCCGAAGGGCATGGAGAACGCCCGCCGCCTCTTCCCGACCCTCGGGTACGCGGACACCGCGCTGGACGCCGTGCGCGGCGCGGACGTGGTGCTGCACCTGACGGAGTGGCGGGAGTTCCGCGAGCTGGACCCGGAGGCGCTGGGCGAGGTCGCCGCGCACCGCATACTGCTGGACGGCCGCAACGCCCTGGACAGCGCGGTGTGGCGGGCGGCCGGCTGGACGTACCGGGCGATGGGCCGCCCGACCGCCTGA
- the purE gene encoding 5-(carboxyamino)imidazole ribonucleotide mutase — MTDPRTAPVVGIVMGSDSDWPVMEAAAQALDEFGIAYEVDVVSAHRMPREMIAYGEQAAGRGLKAIVAGAGGAAHLPGMLASVTPLPVIGVPVPLKYLDGMDSLLSIVQMPAGIPVATVSVGGARNAGLLAARILATADEELRERMTTFLGELNEQATEKGRRLRAKVEGSGSFGFGK; from the coding sequence ATGACAGACCCGCGCACCGCACCCGTAGTCGGCATCGTCATGGGGTCGGACTCCGACTGGCCCGTCATGGAGGCCGCCGCCCAGGCCCTGGACGAGTTCGGCATCGCGTACGAGGTGGACGTCGTCTCCGCCCACCGCATGCCCCGCGAGATGATCGCGTACGGCGAGCAGGCGGCCGGCCGCGGCCTGAAGGCGATCGTCGCGGGCGCGGGCGGCGCCGCCCACCTGCCGGGCATGCTGGCCTCGGTCACCCCGCTGCCCGTCATCGGCGTCCCCGTACCGCTGAAGTACCTGGACGGCATGGACAGCCTGCTCTCCATCGTCCAGATGCCCGCCGGCATCCCGGTCGCGACCGTCTCCGTCGGCGGCGCCCGCAACGCCGGACTCCTCGCCGCCCGCATCCTCGCCACCGCCGACGAGGAGCTCCGCGAGCGGATGACCACCTTCCTCGGCGAGCTGAACGAACAGGCCACCGAGAAGGGCCGGCGGCTGCGGGCCAAGGTCGAGGGCTCCGGATCCTTCGGCTTCGGGAAGTAG
- a CDS encoding LCP family protein → MSDRPGWNDDSDRYGRGSASPEPEGARSMPRVQRHPAPPRAPQVPPQGPGYQGQGRQGYGTPEAPQHDAYDPYAQGGGQAGPGYDSGYNTGQVYGSPQGPGHGQGHGPGHGPGQGPGGGRGGRGGDGGYVQGRPAPDWRRRIKLGALALVVVVLAVSVSTYFWADSKLKREVDLSKVIDRPDAGDGTNYLIVGSDSRQGMSAEDKKKLHTGSAEGKRTDSMMILHNGSNGPTLVSLPRDSNVEIPSFVGSESGKTYQGTGRTVKLNAAYAEDGPELLVRTVEYNTGLHIDHYVEIGFGGFASIVDAIGGVELDIPKAFKDKNSGADFQAGKQTLNGEQSLAFVRTRYAFAGSDLDRTKNQQKFLAALASQTATPSTLINPFKLYPVLGAGLDTLVVDKDMSLWSLARMFFAMKGVTGGDGTSMNIPLSGQSTSGGNLIWDKAKVKQLVEQLKNDEKVTVQGS, encoded by the coding sequence ATGAGTGACAGGCCCGGATGGAACGACGACAGCGACCGCTACGGCCGGGGCAGCGCCTCCCCCGAGCCCGAGGGTGCGCGCTCCATGCCCCGTGTCCAGCGGCACCCCGCCCCGCCGCGCGCTCCTCAGGTGCCGCCGCAGGGTCCGGGGTACCAGGGCCAGGGGCGCCAGGGGTACGGCACCCCCGAGGCGCCCCAGCACGACGCGTACGACCCGTACGCCCAGGGCGGCGGCCAGGCCGGACCCGGGTACGACAGCGGATACAACACCGGCCAGGTCTACGGATCGCCCCAGGGCCCCGGGCACGGCCAGGGCCACGGACCGGGCCACGGACCGGGGCAGGGGCCGGGCGGTGGTCGTGGCGGGCGCGGCGGTGACGGCGGTTACGTCCAGGGCCGGCCCGCGCCGGACTGGCGGCGCCGGATCAAGCTCGGCGCGCTGGCCCTGGTGGTCGTCGTGCTGGCGGTCTCCGTCTCGACGTACTTCTGGGCGGACTCCAAGCTCAAGCGCGAGGTCGACCTCTCCAAGGTCATCGACCGCCCTGACGCGGGCGACGGCACGAACTACCTGATCGTCGGCTCCGACAGCCGCCAGGGCATGTCGGCCGAGGACAAGAAGAAGCTGCACACCGGGTCCGCCGAGGGCAAGCGCACCGACTCGATGATGATCCTGCACAACGGGTCGAACGGGCCGACGCTGGTCTCGCTGCCCCGTGACTCGAACGTGGAGATCCCCTCGTTCGTGGGCTCCGAGTCGGGCAAGACGTACCAGGGCACCGGCCGGACGGTGAAGCTGAACGCCGCCTACGCGGAGGACGGCCCGGAGCTGCTGGTGCGGACCGTCGAGTACAACACCGGTCTGCACATCGACCACTACGTCGAGATCGGCTTCGGCGGCTTCGCCAGCATCGTGGACGCGATCGGCGGGGTCGAGCTCGACATCCCGAAGGCCTTCAAGGACAAGAACTCGGGCGCCGACTTCCAGGCGGGCAAGCAGACGCTGAACGGCGAGCAGTCCCTCGCCTTCGTCCGTACCCGCTACGCCTTCGCGGGCAGCGACCTGGACCGTACGAAGAACCAGCAGAAGTTCCTCGCGGCCCTCGCGAGCCAGACGGCGACCCCGTCGACGCTGATCAACCCGTTCAAGCTGTACCCGGTGCTGGGCGCGGGTCTCGACACCCTCGTCGTGGACAAGGACATGTCGCTCTGGTCGCTGGCCCGGATGTTCTTCGCGATGAAGGGCGTCACCGGCGGCGACGGTACGTCGATGAACATCCCGCTCTCCGGGCAGAGCACCAGCGGGGGCAACCTCATCTGGGACAAGGCGAAGGTCAAGCAGCTCGTGGAGCAGCTGAAGAACGACGAGAAGGTCACGGTGCAGGGCAGCTGA
- a CDS encoding dipeptidase: MDHANHTNHADHLRRARDLLAVHPVVDGHNDLPWALREQAGYDLNARDIAQDQTGFLHTDLPRLRAGGVGAQFWSVYVRSDLAGDEAVSATLEQIDIVGEMQARYPAHLRRALTADDMETARTEGRIASLMGAEGGHSINNSLATLRALHTLGVRYMTLTHNDNLDWADSATDVARLGGLSEFGREVVREMNRCGMLVDLSHVSPGTMRDAIVTSEAPVVFSHSSARAVCDHPRNVPDDVLLSLRDNGGVAMATFVPKFVLPAAVEWTLAADRNMRDHGLHHLDTSPQAMRIHEDFEEANPRPVATVATIADHLDHMREVAGVDHIGIGGDYDGTAFLPEGLGDVSGYPNLIAELLRRNWSEADLAKLTWRNAVRVLRDAEAVARDLQFRRSPSHATIEQLDGKA; the protein is encoded by the coding sequence ATGGACCACGCGAACCACACGAACCACGCGGACCACCTGCGACGGGCCCGGGATCTGCTCGCCGTCCACCCCGTCGTCGACGGCCACAACGACCTCCCGTGGGCCCTGCGCGAACAGGCCGGCTACGACCTGAACGCCCGTGACATCGCCCAGGACCAGACCGGCTTCCTCCACACCGACCTGCCCCGGCTCCGCGCCGGAGGCGTCGGCGCGCAGTTCTGGTCGGTGTACGTGCGCTCCGACCTCGCCGGCGACGAAGCCGTCAGCGCCACCCTCGAACAGATCGACATCGTCGGCGAGATGCAGGCGCGCTACCCCGCGCACCTGCGCCGGGCGCTGACCGCCGACGACATGGAGACGGCCCGCACCGAGGGCCGTATCGCCTCCCTGATGGGGGCCGAGGGCGGCCACTCCATCAACAACTCGCTGGCCACCCTGCGTGCCCTGCACACCCTCGGCGTCCGCTACATGACGCTGACGCACAACGACAACCTCGACTGGGCGGACTCCGCGACCGACGTCGCCCGCCTCGGCGGACTCTCCGAGTTCGGCCGCGAGGTCGTCCGCGAGATGAACCGCTGCGGCATGCTCGTGGACCTCTCGCACGTGTCACCCGGCACCATGCGCGACGCCATCGTCACCAGCGAGGCGCCCGTCGTCTTCTCGCACTCCTCGGCCCGCGCCGTCTGCGACCACCCGCGCAACGTCCCCGACGACGTGCTGCTCTCGCTGCGCGACAACGGCGGGGTCGCGATGGCCACCTTCGTACCCAAGTTCGTCCTGCCGGCCGCCGTCGAGTGGACGCTCGCCGCAGACCGGAACATGCGCGACCACGGGCTGCACCACCTCGACACGTCCCCGCAGGCCATGCGCATCCACGAGGACTTCGAGGAGGCCAACCCGCGCCCGGTCGCCACCGTCGCCACCATCGCGGACCACCTCGACCACATGCGCGAGGTGGCCGGCGTCGACCACATCGGCATCGGCGGCGACTACGACGGCACGGCGTTCCTCCCCGAGGGCCTCGGGGACGTCTCCGGCTACCCGAACCTCATCGCGGAGCTGCTGCGCCGCAACTGGTCCGAGGCCGACCTCGCCAAGCTCACCTGGCGCAACGCGGTCCGCGTGCTGCGCGACGCGGAGGCGGTCGCCCGCGACCTCCAGTTCCGCCGGAGCCCGTCGCACGCCACCATCGAGCAGCTGGACGGCAAGGCCTAG
- a CDS encoding helix-turn-helix domain-containing protein, whose translation MRKLREASGMEAKAVARGAAMSRSKLSKIETGNAAPSVTDVDCILTAMGVSDQVKAEYMAAAREAATEVTAWRLIRRLGHSRKQEQVQALESRTTLLRLFQPSLVPGLLQTPEYVRAVFARKGLPAEQLERTIGARLARQSVLYADGKEFRFIITESVLRWRILPPLMMAGQLDRLVSVSRLPHVDVRVVALSQPQNDFPGHSFSIRDDRTVTMEMAHAETVVTDPRDVALYVAKFEGFSASALSGDVMRELVESVRDDLLREQESG comes from the coding sequence CTGCGGAAACTGCGGGAGGCTTCCGGAATGGAAGCGAAGGCGGTCGCCCGCGGCGCGGCCATGTCCCGATCCAAGCTCTCCAAGATCGAGACCGGGAACGCCGCTCCGAGCGTCACCGATGTCGACTGCATCCTCACCGCCATGGGTGTGTCGGATCAGGTGAAGGCGGAGTACATGGCCGCCGCCAGAGAGGCGGCCACGGAAGTCACGGCATGGCGACTGATTCGCCGCCTGGGTCACAGCCGAAAACAGGAACAGGTACAGGCTCTCGAATCACGGACCACGCTGCTGCGCCTGTTTCAGCCCTCACTCGTTCCCGGCCTGCTGCAGACCCCTGAGTACGTGCGGGCGGTCTTCGCCCGAAAGGGTCTGCCGGCAGAACAACTGGAACGCACCATCGGCGCGAGACTGGCGCGGCAGAGCGTCCTGTACGCGGACGGCAAGGAATTCCGCTTCATCATCACGGAATCAGTTCTCCGTTGGCGCATCCTTCCGCCCTTGATGATGGCGGGGCAATTGGACCGCCTGGTCTCCGTCTCCCGCCTGCCCCATGTCGATGTACGAGTCGTCGCACTCTCCCAGCCTCAGAACGATTTCCCGGGCCATTCTTTCTCGATCAGGGACGACCGCACCGTGACCATGGAGATGGCGCACGCCGAGACAGTGGTGACGGATCCCCGAGACGTTGCCCTGTACGTGGCCAAGTTCGAAGGATTCAGTGCGTCCGCCCTCTCCGGTGACGTCATGAGGGAATTGGTCGAGTCCGTCCGGGACGACCTTTTGCGCGAACAGGAATCCGGCTAG
- a CDS encoding acyl-CoA thioesterase, translated as MTKLANHPQGESSPEDGSRSRTRTDGGDGRDGAGDLPGKPTEASRTTLSHIMTGSDTNLLGTVHGGVIMKLVDDAAGAVAGRHSGGPAVTASMDEMVFLEPVRVGDLVHVRAQVNWTGRSSMEVGVRVMAERWNESTPAQQVGSAYLVFAAVDADGRPRPVPPVIPSTERDKRRHQEAQIRRTHRLARRRAIKELREQRAADGIDEG; from the coding sequence ATGACAAAACTGGCCAATCACCCCCAGGGCGAGAGCAGCCCCGAGGACGGAAGCCGTTCCCGGACCCGCACGGACGGCGGTGACGGCCGCGACGGTGCCGGTGACCTCCCCGGCAAGCCCACCGAGGCGTCCCGCACCACCCTCAGCCACATCATGACCGGCAGCGACACCAACCTCCTGGGCACGGTGCACGGCGGCGTGATCATGAAGCTGGTGGACGACGCGGCCGGGGCCGTGGCCGGCCGGCACTCGGGCGGCCCCGCCGTGACGGCCTCGATGGACGAGATGGTCTTCCTGGAGCCGGTCCGGGTCGGCGACCTCGTGCACGTACGCGCCCAGGTGAACTGGACGGGCCGCTCCTCCATGGAGGTCGGGGTACGGGTGATGGCCGAGCGGTGGAACGAGTCGACCCCCGCACAGCAGGTCGGCAGCGCCTACCTCGTCTTCGCCGCCGTCGACGCGGACGGCCGCCCCCGGCCCGTACCGCCGGTGATCCCCAGCACCGAGCGAGACAAGCGGCGCCACCAGGAGGCCCAGATCCGCCGTACGCACCGCCTCGCCCGGCGCCGTGCGATCAAGGAGCTGCGCGAGCAGCGCGCCGCGGACGGCATCGACGAGGGCTGA
- a CDS encoding acyl-CoA dehydrogenase produces the protein MAGSTDFDLYRPAEEHDMLRETIRSLAEAKIAPFAAAVDEEGRFPQEALDALVAADLHAVHVPEEYGGAGADALATVIVIEEVARACASSSLIPAVNKLGSLPVILSGSEALKKKYLGPLAKGDAMFSYALSEPDAGSDAAGMKTKAVRDGDFWVLNGVKRWITNAGVSEYYTVMAVTDPTKRSKGISAFVVEKSDEGVSFGAPEKKLGIKGSPTREIYFDNVRIPADRMIGEEGTGFATAMKTLDHTRITIAAQALGIAQGALDYAKGYVQERKQFGKPIADFQGVQFMLADMAMKLEAARQLTYSAAAKSQRLDGDLTFFGAAAKCFASDVAMEVTTDAVQLLGGYGYTRDYPVERMMRDAKITQIYEGTNQVQRIVMARNLP, from the coding sequence TTGGCGGGTTCGACCGATTTCGACCTTTACCGTCCGGCCGAGGAGCACGACATGCTCCGCGAGACGATCCGGTCGCTCGCCGAGGCGAAGATCGCCCCGTTCGCGGCGGCGGTGGACGAGGAGGGGCGCTTCCCGCAGGAGGCGCTGGACGCCCTGGTCGCGGCCGATCTGCACGCGGTCCACGTGCCGGAGGAGTACGGCGGCGCCGGCGCCGACGCGCTCGCCACCGTCATCGTGATCGAGGAGGTGGCCCGCGCCTGCGCGTCCTCCTCGCTGATCCCGGCGGTCAACAAGCTCGGCTCGCTGCCGGTGATCCTCTCCGGCTCCGAGGCACTGAAGAAGAAGTACCTGGGCCCGCTCGCCAAGGGCGACGCGATGTTCTCGTACGCCCTCTCCGAGCCGGACGCGGGCTCGGACGCGGCCGGGATGAAGACGAAGGCCGTGCGCGACGGCGACTTCTGGGTCCTCAACGGCGTGAAGCGCTGGATCACCAACGCGGGCGTCTCCGAGTACTACACGGTGATGGCCGTCACCGACCCGACGAAGCGCTCCAAGGGCATCTCCGCGTTCGTGGTGGAGAAGTCCGACGAGGGTGTCTCCTTCGGTGCCCCGGAGAAGAAGCTCGGCATCAAGGGCTCGCCGACCCGCGAGATCTACTTCGACAACGTCCGTATCCCCGCCGACCGCATGATCGGCGAGGAGGGCACCGGCTTCGCCACCGCGATGAAGACGCTGGACCACACCCGCATCACGATCGCGGCGCAGGCGCTCGGCATCGCCCAGGGCGCCCTGGACTACGCCAAGGGGTACGTCCAGGAACGCAAGCAGTTCGGCAAGCCGATCGCCGACTTCCAGGGCGTGCAGTTCATGCTCGCCGACATGGCGATGAAGCTGGAGGCCGCCCGCCAGCTCACCTACAGCGCCGCCGCCAAGTCCCAGCGCCTCGACGGCGACCTCACGTTCTTCGGTGCCGCCGCCAAGTGCTTCGCCTCCGACGTCGCGATGGAGGTCACCACCGACGCCGTCCAGCTCCTCGGCGGCTACGGCTACACCCGTGACTACCCGGTCGAGCGCATGATGCGCGACGCCAAGATCACCCAGATCTACGAGGGCACGAACCAGGTCCAGCGGATCGTGATGGCGCGGAACCTGCCGTAA
- a CDS encoding LCP family protein: protein MTTPPRPPRPPHPRRTPPRRGPAPSGRPLRSRRQDERPRWGMRVATGLSVLVLGAGGIGHALVTGLETGIDRVDPFRDMKNRPSGSRGTNLLLVGTDGRDSITAAEKKKYRLGGAPCHCTDTLMLVHLSQDRRRASVVSLPRDSYAVIPAHTDRTTGKQHAAHPVKLNAAYAEGGPNLTVRTVEQLTGVKIDHYLEADFTSFMKTVDALGGVEICTVRPLKDAYTGLDLPAGTHELGGGQALQYVRSRHIDGAADLGRMERQQKFVAAVIERATSKGVLLNPVKFQQVVSAMLGSVRADEGFGTEQMLELGSAMRGFTAASSEFASVPVGDPSFPVKGIGSTVKWDTARANALFRTLREDKPLTAAKPSTAPAESKATVVDVAPQQIRVQVYNGTPRAGLGKQLDAALRATGFNTTAAPLNGAVRDLARTLITYDPRWDRSAKSLAAALPGSELRAAPGQGATLRVTVGEDWAAVVPVRAETVPRGTFHAVTGDEVVCP from the coding sequence GTGACCACGCCGCCCAGGCCGCCCCGTCCACCGCACCCCCGGCGCACTCCGCCGCGGCGCGGTCCGGCGCCGTCCGGGAGGCCGCTGAGATCCCGGCGGCAGGACGAGCGGCCCCGCTGGGGGATGCGGGTGGCGACGGGGCTGTCGGTGCTGGTACTCGGCGCGGGCGGCATCGGCCACGCGCTGGTCACCGGGCTGGAGACCGGCATCGACCGGGTGGACCCCTTCCGCGACATGAAGAACCGGCCGTCCGGGAGCCGCGGGACGAACCTGCTGCTCGTCGGCACCGACGGCCGCGACAGCATCACCGCGGCGGAGAAGAAGAAGTACCGGCTCGGCGGCGCCCCCTGCCACTGCACCGACACCCTCATGCTGGTGCACCTCTCCCAGGACCGCCGGCGGGCGAGCGTGGTGAGCCTGCCGCGCGACAGCTACGCCGTGATCCCCGCGCACACGGACAGGACGACCGGCAAGCAGCACGCCGCGCACCCCGTGAAGCTGAACGCCGCCTACGCGGAGGGCGGGCCGAACCTGACCGTGCGCACCGTGGAGCAGCTGACCGGCGTCAAGATCGACCACTACCTGGAGGCGGACTTCACCAGCTTCATGAAGACGGTGGACGCGCTGGGCGGCGTGGAGATCTGCACGGTGCGGCCGCTGAAGGACGCGTACACGGGTCTCGACCTCCCGGCGGGCACCCACGAGCTGGGCGGCGGCCAGGCCCTCCAGTACGTCCGCTCCCGGCACATCGACGGGGCGGCCGACCTGGGGCGGATGGAGCGGCAGCAGAAGTTCGTCGCGGCGGTGATCGAGCGGGCGACCAGCAAGGGGGTGCTGCTCAACCCCGTGAAGTTCCAGCAGGTCGTCTCGGCGATGCTGGGGTCGGTACGGGCCGACGAGGGGTTCGGCACCGAGCAGATGCTGGAGCTGGGGTCGGCGATGCGCGGGTTCACCGCCGCCTCGTCGGAGTTCGCCTCCGTCCCGGTGGGCGACCCGAGCTTCCCGGTGAAGGGGATCGGGTCGACCGTGAAGTGGGACACCGCGCGGGCGAACGCCCTGTTCCGGACCCTGCGCGAGGACAAGCCGCTCACCGCCGCGAAGCCGTCCACCGCCCCGGCGGAGTCGAAGGCGACGGTGGTGGACGTGGCGCCCCAGCAGATCCGGGTCCAGGTCTACAACGGCACGCCGCGGGCCGGTCTCGGCAAGCAGCTGGACGCCGCCCTGCGCGCCACCGGCTTCAACACCACCGCGGCGCCCCTCAACGGCGCGGTCCGCGACCTCGCGCGCACCCTGATCACCTACGACCCGCGCTGGGACCGCTCGGCGAAGTCGCTGGCCGCGGCGTTGCCCGGCAGCGAGCTGCGGGCGGCGCCCGGCCAGGGCGCGACGCTGCGGGTGACGGTCGGCGAGGACTGGGCGGCGGTGGTGCCGGTGCGGGCGGAGACCGTGCCCCGGGGTACGTTCCACGCCGTCACCGGCGACGAGGTCGTCTGCCCCTGA